One Vicugna pacos chromosome X, VicPac4, whole genome shotgun sequence DNA window includes the following coding sequences:
- the ERCC6L gene encoding DNA excision repair protein ERCC-6-like: protein MEASRGFAEAGALSPEQAARYLRYVKEAKEATKNGDLEEALKLFNLAKDIFPNEKVMSRIQKIQEALEELAEHGDDEFTDVCSSGLLLYRELHNQLFEYQKEGVAFLYSLYRDGRRGGILADDMGLGKTVQIIAFLSGMFDASLVNHVLLIMPTSLISTWLREFVKWTPGMRVKTFHGPSKDERTRNLSRIQQRNGVIITTYQMLINNWQQLSSSNGQEFVWDYVILDEAHKIKTSSTKSAICARAIPASNRILLTGTPIQNNLQELWSLFDFACQGSLLGTLKTFKMEYENPITRAREKDATPGEKALGFKISENLMAIIKPYFLRRTKEEVQKKKSSNPDIQLSEKNPDVDAICEMPSLSRKNDLIIWIRLVPLQEEIYRKFVSLDHIKELLMETRSPLAELGVLKKLCDHPRLLSARACHLLNLGAVNFSAADENEGEDTSDVDHIAQISDDTLMGESGKMIFLMDLLKRLRDEGHQTLVFSQSRRILNIIERLLKNRCFKILRIDGTITHLVEREKRISLFQQNKDYSVFLLTTQVGGVGLTLTAASRVVIFDPSWNPATDAQAVDRVYRIGQKENVVVYRLITCGTVEEKIYRRQVFKDSLIRQTTGDKKNPFRYFSKQELRELFTIGDFQNSATQLQLQSLHAAQRRSDKSLDEHIAYLHSLSIAGISDHDLMYTHDLSVKEELDVIEDSHYIQQRVQKAQFLVETESQNTELLMERQRTGNEGVWLREPIFPSQTKKKCPEFNKPRPQPSPFLLTHHTQEEEISSQMASVIIDDLPEESKKQDLSSIKTNVTIPQDGRHPRESTFDADFVASLPKGCGNVEEMWTDSSSGTALQKELSREGPSQEAPQESPLGSANYLQSKSVRADLGANLDQLEDDEIFHHCTSWPANPTTKEYQSRESNVSVIKIADDDLSASYHALQDAPENEAKLEEEPLASSPQYACDFNLFLEDSADNAQNLSSQSLERVEKENSLYVSAANSRPESVHSKARLSVDLSEKDDEPEEEVVNVKVRSKARRINSDDEDEGDTFKDTSSPNPFSTPPFPSLSVKQFDASTPKNDLSPPGSFFSHQISNSINKSINSRRSLASRRSLINVVLDHVEDMEERLDSGSEAKAAADYLEEGAEESSSEALEATEDPSRETLPSENKSSQLSSPMPGAPGQEASPGDPEPLSGEQLVDSPQDEAVEAANDYETLVLRGKELKECGKIQEALNCLVKALDIESSDPEVMLMTLSLYKQLNKT, encoded by the exons ATGGAGGCGTCCCGAGGGTTTGCGGAAGCCGGGGCCTTAAGCCCAGAGCAGGCTGCCCGTTACCTGAG ATATGTGAAAGAGGCCAAAGAAGCGACTAAGAATGGAGATCTAGAAGAAGCACTTAAACTTTTCAATTTGGCAAAGGACATTTTTCCCAATGAAAAGGTGATGAGCAGAATCCAAAAAATACAAGAAGCCTTGGAGGAGTTGGCGGAACATGGAGATGATGAATTCACAGATGTGTGCAGTTCTGGCCTGCTGCTTTATCGAGAGCTGCACAACCAGCTCTTTGAGTACCAAAAGGAAGGCGTAGCTTTCCTCTATAGCCTGTACAGGGATGGAAGAAGAGGGGGCATCCTGGCAGATGATATGGGATTAGGAAAGACTGTTCAGATCATTGCTTTCCTTTCTGGGATGTTTGATGCTTCCCTTGTGAACCATGTGCTGCTGATCATGCCAACCAGTCTGATCAGTACATGGCTAAGAGAATTTGTCAAGTGGACTCCAGGAATGAGAGTTAAAACCTTTCATGGTCCAAGCAAGGATGAACGAACCAGAAACCTCAGTCGGATTCAGCAGAGGAATGGCGTCATTATCACCACATACCAAATGTTAATCAATAATTGGCAGCAACTTTCCAGCTCGAATGGCCAAGAGTTTGTGTGGGACTATGTCATCCTTGATGaagcacataaaataaaaacctcatCTACTAAGTCAGCCATATGTGCTCGTGCAATCCCCGCCAGTAATCGCATCCTCCTCACAGGAACCCcaatacagaataatttacaagAACTGTGGTCCCTGTTTGATTTTGCTTGTCAAGGGTCCCTGCTAGGaacattaaaaacttttaaaatggagTATGAAAATCCTATTACTAGAGCAAGAGAGAAGGATGCTACCCCAGGGGAAAAAGCCTTGggatttaaaatatctgaaaactTAATGGCAATCATAAAGCCCTATTTTCTCAGAAGGACAAAAGAAGAGGTACAGAAGAAAAAGTCAAGCAACCCAGACATCCAACTTAGTGAAAAGAATCCAGATGTTGACGCCATCTGTGAAATGCCTTCCCTTTCCAGgaaaaatgatttaattatctgGATACGTCTGGTACCTTTACAAGAAGAAATATACAGGAAATTCGTGTCTCTAGATCATATCAAGGAGTTGCTAATGGAGACGCGCTCACCTCTGGCTGAGCTTGGTGTCTTAAAGAAGCTGTGTGATCATCCCAGGCTGCTCTCTGCACGGGCAtgtcatttgctgaatctaggggCTGTCAACTTCTCTGCTGCAGATGAAAATGAAGGGGAAGATACCTCAGATGTGGACCATATTGCTCAAATAAGTGATGATACACTGATGGGAGAATCTGGAAAAATGATATTTCTCATGGACTTGCTTAAAAGGCTGCGAGATGAAGGGCATCAAACTCTGGTGTTTTCCCAGTCAAGACGAATTCTCAACATCATCGAACGCCTCTTAAAGAATAGGTGCTTTAAAATACTGCGCATCGATGGAACAATTACTCATCTTGTAGAACGAGAGAAAAGGATTAGCCTATTCCAGCAAAACAAAGATTACTCTGTTTTCCTGCTTACCACGCAAGTGGGTGGTGTTGGCCTCACACTAACTGCAGCAAGTCGAGTGGTCATCTTTGACCCTAGCTGGAATCCCGCAACTGATGCTCAGGCTGTGGATAGAGTTTACCGAATTGGACAAAAGGAAAATGTTGTGGTTTACAGGCTGATCACTTGTGGAACTgtagaggaaaaaatatacagAAGACAAGTTTTCAAGGACTCACTAATAAGGCAAACTACTGGTGATAAGAAGAACCCTTTCCGCTATTTCAGTAAACAGGAACTGAGAGAGCTCTTTACAATCGGGGATTTTCAGAACTCTGCAACCCAGCTGCAGCTTCAGTCTTTGCATGCTGCTCAGAGGAGATCTGACAAGAGCCTCGATGAACATATTGCCTACCTGCACTCTCTGAGCATAGCTGGAATCTCAGACCATGATTTGATGTACACACATGATCTATCTGTTAAGGAGGAGCTTGATGTGATAGAGGACTCTCACTATATTCAACAGAGGGTTCAGAAAGCTCAATTCCTTGTTGAAACAGAGTCTCAAAATACAGAGCTCTTAATGGAAAGACAAAGAACTGGCAATGAGGGGGTCTGGCTGAGAGAACCTATATTTCCTTCTCAGACAAAGAAGAAATGCCCTGAATTCAATAAGCCACGGCCTCAGCCTTCACCCTTTCTACTTACTCATCACACCCAGGAAGAAGAAATCAGTTCCCAAATGGCAAGTGTAATCATTGATGATCTACCTGAAGAGAGCAAGAAACAAGATCTCTCCAGTATAAAGACAAATGTTACCATCCCGCAAGATGGTAGGCACCCACGTGAAAGTACATTTGATgctgactttgtagcttctttacCCAAGGGGTGTGGAAATGTGGAAGAAATGTGGACTGACTCTTCATCGGGTACAGCGCTACAAAAAGAGTTATCGCGAGAGGGCCCTTCACAGGAGGCACCACAAGAGAGCCCTCTGGGAAGTGCTAATTATCTACAGAGCAAGTCAGTCAGAGCTGATCTTGGGGCAAACCTAGATCAACTAGAGGATGATGAGATTTTCCATCACTGTACTTCCTGGCCTGCTAATCCTACAACAAAAGAATATCAAAGTAGAGAATCAAATGTATCTGTTATTAAAATAGCTGATGATGACTTATCAGCATCCTATCATGCACTGCAGGATGCTCCAGAGAATGAGGCCAAGTTGGAAGAGGAACCATTAGCATCTTCACCCCAGTATGCATGTGACTTCAATCTTTTCTTGGAAGACTCTGCAGATAATGCACAGAATCTTTCCAGTCAGTCTTTGGAGCGCGTGGAGAAAGAAAATAGCTTGTATGTTTCTGCAGCTAATTCTCGACCAGAATCTGTGCACAGCAAAGCACGTCTCAGTGTAGATCTTTCTGAGAAAGATGATGAGCCAGAAGAAGAGGTGGTTAATGTGAAAGTTAGAAGTAAAGCTAGACGGATCAATTCAGATGACGAAGATGAAGGTGATACTTTTAAAGATACTTCAAGCCCCAATCCATTCAGCACACCTCCCTTCCcgtctttatctgtaaaacagttTGATGCTTCAACTCCCAAAAATGACCTCAGTCCACCTGGAAGCTTCTTTTCACATCAAATATCTAATAGTATAAATAAGTCCATCAACTCTAGAAGATCCCTAGCCTCTAGGAGGTCTCTTATTAATGTGGTTTTAGACCACGTGGAGGATATGGAGGAAAGACTTGACAGCGGCAGTGAAGCAAAGGCTGCTGCTGATTATCtggaggaaggagcagaggaAAGCAGCAGTGAAGCCCTAGAGGCTACAGAAGATCCTTCCAGAGAAACACTGCCTTCAGAAAATAAGTCCAGCCAGTTAAGCTCACCTATGCCCGGTGCTCCGGGTCAGGAGGCCTCTCCTGGCGACCCTGAGCCTTTGTCTGGAGAACAGTTGGTTGACTCTCCCCAGGATGAGGCGGTGGAGGCTGCAAACGACTATGAGACTCTTGTCTTGCGTGGAAAAGAGCTGAAAGAGTGTGGAAAAATACAGGAGGCCTTAAACTGCTTAGTTAAAGCACTTGACATCGAAAGCTCAGATCCTGAAGTGATGctcatgactttaagtttgtatAAGCAACTGAATAAAACTTGA